A genomic segment from Micropterus dolomieu isolate WLL.071019.BEF.003 ecotype Adirondacks linkage group LG03, ASM2129224v1, whole genome shotgun sequence encodes:
- the LOC123968137 gene encoding potassium voltage-gated channel subfamily E member 1-like produces the protein MSVMPHINTTELQSLLLSFLQHCLNSTSVLSSPIPQNYTTQQAVHHVDGARAHAQTEGMMYILLVVGMFSFFTFGIMLSYIRSKKLESSHDPYHQYIAHDWTKVRIPSRVIAQAVHREAAGTGARSKEPIVICNPATLE, from the coding sequence ATGTCAGTCATGCCACACATCAACACCACCGAGCTGCAGTCGCTCCTGCTCTCCTTCCTGCAGCACTGCCTCAACAGCACAAGTGTACTGTCTTCACCAATACCTCAGAACTACACTACCCAGCAAGCTGTGCACCACGTGGATGGAGCCCGGGCCCACGCTCAGACTGAGGGCATGATGTACATCCTCCTGGTGGTCGGTATGTTCAGCTTCTTCACCTTCGGCATCATGCTCAGCTATATTCGCTCCAAGAAGCTGGAGAGCTCTCATGATCCGTACCACCAGTACATCGCCCACGACTGGACCAAGGTGAGGATTCCGTCCAGGGTCATCGCTCAGGCTGTGCACAGGGAAGCTGCAGGTACCGGAGCCAGGAGCAAGGAGCCCATCGTCATCTGCAACCCTGCAACACTGGAGTAG